In Streptomyces sp. NBC_01707, a genomic segment contains:
- a CDS encoding type I restriction endonuclease subunit R: protein MSPIHTESAFGDAIVAAMVERGWREARPQDYRADLGLDTNELFTFIGATQPDEWSELLTVYGGDPNEAQRGFAGRLDQAIATNGLLDVVRNGVKDRGVLLRVAYFKPNLVAHDSVLDGYRANRLTVVRELEYATKQADWGNRLDLALFLNGIPVATAELKNPLTKQGVEQAKEQYRTDRDPTELIFTRRVVANFAVDPDLVFVATQLKGKNTRFLPFNTGSNGPGQPGGAGNPAPTAYGTYATSYLWEQVWQPDNWLDLLQRFVHLHKSKTPGGGTTKTMVFPRFQQWDAVKKLTTHAATHGAGYDYLVMASAGSGKSNTIGWLAHRLSDLHTPTDPSELDAEAVAKGLKPGVPVFDKVIVITDRRNLDAQLRETVGNFEQTAGLVVKIDEKHGAKGEQLAKALSRDTGKIVTVTLHSFPALLDYLQRNPTEIQGSRFAIIVDEAHSSQSGDAATAVRSALRDLGLDSDSDDAGVTTVKAEAATLDEQLKKRAEQRSRATNLSYFAFTATPKAKTLELFGTLQDIDGKATYRPFHTYSMRQAIEEGFILDPLRNYVTYNTYWKLVNQNPDEREVDPSKANSLLARYALTHDSTVAQHAQVIVEHFVAHSRGRLGGRAKSMVVTPSRQSAVEMARAIKSYIKDRDYDSKYPDLGVLVAFSGSLTLDGEETTEPKENGGLSESALPKAFAYTRADDKAARAGGAGQREYRILVVAEKYQTGFDQPLLTTMYVNKTLTGISAVQTLSRLNRTAERKTQADLAVLDFVNDADDIQDSFRPYFEEANTLPSDPNLLYTAQSRVMRAAILSGQEMDEFAAAYFAAKDKAAGSQSKWEKLHAELYRLLSPAVARFTPLLESEDEDDQETAEGFRADLNDYVRKYGFLAQIVPYQDAELERLHLYGRYLLNRLPRRADGGVDIGEIDLSHMRVEKTGEYDVSLTAEGPTTMQGFGDGSGGAKEAEKSLLSQLIEKFNERFGTEFTEQDVIRPFEEAKADPKVRAAAVVNDEDNFGLVFDNVFADKMADHIDTIAGMGRQYFGPDKGFKSSLDRSARKAAWRMIRREEGLDDDV from the coding sequence ATGAGTCCCATCCACACGGAGTCCGCCTTCGGTGATGCCATAGTCGCCGCCATGGTCGAGCGCGGCTGGCGCGAGGCGCGTCCGCAGGATTACCGGGCCGATCTCGGCCTGGACACCAATGAGTTGTTCACCTTCATCGGGGCGACCCAGCCCGACGAGTGGAGCGAGCTGCTCACCGTCTACGGCGGCGACCCGAACGAGGCCCAGCGCGGGTTCGCCGGTCGCCTCGACCAAGCGATCGCCACCAACGGCCTCCTCGACGTCGTCCGTAACGGCGTCAAGGACCGGGGCGTCCTGCTCCGCGTCGCCTACTTCAAGCCGAACCTCGTCGCCCACGACTCCGTGCTGGACGGCTACCGGGCCAACCGCCTGACTGTCGTCCGTGAACTTGAGTACGCGACGAAGCAGGCCGACTGGGGCAACCGGCTCGATCTCGCCCTCTTCCTCAACGGCATCCCGGTCGCCACGGCCGAGTTGAAGAACCCGCTGACCAAGCAAGGGGTGGAGCAGGCCAAGGAGCAGTACCGCACCGACCGGGACCCCACCGAGCTGATCTTCACGCGCCGTGTCGTCGCGAACTTCGCGGTGGACCCGGATCTGGTCTTCGTCGCCACCCAGCTCAAGGGCAAGAACACCCGCTTCCTCCCGTTCAACACCGGCTCCAACGGCCCCGGTCAGCCGGGCGGCGCCGGCAACCCGGCCCCGACCGCCTACGGCACGTACGCGACCTCCTACCTCTGGGAGCAGGTCTGGCAGCCGGACAACTGGCTGGACCTGTTGCAGCGGTTCGTGCACCTGCACAAGAGCAAGACGCCCGGCGGCGGCACGACGAAGACGATGGTCTTCCCGCGGTTCCAGCAGTGGGACGCGGTCAAGAAGCTCACCACGCACGCCGCCACGCACGGCGCCGGCTACGACTACCTAGTCATGGCTTCGGCAGGCTCAGGCAAGTCGAACACCATCGGCTGGCTCGCGCACCGCCTCAGCGACCTGCACACCCCCACCGACCCGTCGGAGCTCGACGCCGAGGCCGTGGCCAAGGGCCTCAAACCAGGCGTGCCGGTCTTCGACAAAGTCATCGTCATCACCGACCGCCGTAACCTGGACGCGCAACTCCGGGAAACGGTCGGCAACTTCGAGCAGACCGCGGGCCTCGTCGTGAAGATCGACGAGAAGCACGGGGCGAAAGGCGAGCAGCTCGCCAAGGCCCTCTCCCGCGACACCGGGAAGATCGTCACCGTCACCCTGCACTCCTTCCCGGCGCTGCTCGACTACCTCCAGCGCAACCCCACCGAGATCCAGGGCAGCCGCTTCGCGATCATCGTGGACGAGGCGCACTCCTCGCAGTCCGGCGACGCCGCCACCGCCGTACGGTCCGCCCTGCGCGACCTCGGCCTGGACTCCGATTCGGACGACGCGGGAGTGACCACGGTCAAGGCCGAGGCCGCCACCCTGGACGAGCAGCTCAAGAAGAGGGCCGAGCAGCGTTCCCGCGCCACGAACCTCTCCTACTTCGCGTTCACCGCCACACCGAAGGCCAAGACCCTCGAACTCTTCGGCACGCTCCAGGACATCGACGGCAAGGCGACCTACCGGCCCTTCCACACGTACTCGATGCGGCAAGCGATCGAGGAGGGCTTCATCCTCGACCCGCTGCGCAACTACGTCACGTACAACACGTACTGGAAGCTGGTGAACCAGAACCCCGACGAGCGAGAGGTCGACCCCTCGAAGGCGAACTCCCTGCTCGCCCGGTACGCGCTCACCCATGACTCGACGGTCGCCCAGCACGCCCAGGTGATCGTGGAGCACTTCGTGGCGCACAGCCGGGGCCGCCTCGGCGGGCGGGCCAAGTCCATGGTGGTGACCCCCTCCCGGCAGTCCGCCGTAGAGATGGCGCGCGCGATCAAGAGCTACATCAAGGACCGGGACTACGACTCCAAGTACCCCGATCTGGGTGTCCTCGTCGCGTTCTCCGGCTCGCTCACCCTCGACGGCGAGGAGACCACCGAGCCGAAGGAGAACGGCGGGCTGTCGGAGAGCGCGCTGCCGAAGGCGTTCGCGTACACGCGCGCCGACGACAAGGCCGCCCGAGCCGGCGGTGCGGGCCAGCGCGAGTACAGGATCCTGGTCGTCGCGGAGAAGTACCAGACCGGGTTCGACCAGCCGCTGCTGACGACGATGTACGTCAACAAGACACTCACCGGCATCTCCGCCGTCCAGACCCTGTCCCGGCTGAACCGGACCGCCGAGCGCAAGACCCAGGCCGACCTGGCGGTCCTGGACTTCGTCAACGACGCCGACGACATACAGGACTCCTTCCGCCCGTACTTCGAGGAGGCGAACACCCTCCCTTCCGACCCCAACCTGCTCTACACCGCGCAGAGCCGGGTCATGCGGGCGGCGATCCTGTCCGGGCAGGAGATGGACGAGTTCGCCGCCGCGTACTTCGCCGCCAAGGACAAGGCCGCAGGCTCACAGTCCAAGTGGGAGAAACTGCACGCCGAGCTGTACCGGCTGCTCTCCCCCGCCGTCGCCCGCTTCACGCCCCTGCTCGAAAGCGAGGACGAGGACGACCAGGAAACGGCGGAGGGCTTCCGCGCCGACCTCAACGACTACGTCAGGAAATACGGCTTCCTCGCGCAGATCGTCCCCTACCAGGACGCCGAGCTGGAGCGGCTGCACCTCTACGGCCGCTACCTCCTCAACCGGCTGCCGCGGCGCGCGGACGGCGGCGTGGACATAGGCGAGATCGACCTCAGCCATATGCGGGTGGAGAAGACCGGTGAGTACGACGTCTCCCTCACCGCCGAGGGGCCGACGACGATGCAGGGCTTCGGCGACGGCTCGGGCGGCGCGAAGGAAGCGGAGAAATCACTGCTCTCGCAGTTGATCGAGAAGTTCAACGAACGCTTCGGCACCGAGTTCACCGAGCAGGACGTCATCCGGCCCTTCGAGGAGGCCAAGGCCGACCCCAAGGTGCGGGCAGCGGCCGTCGTCAACGACGAGGACAACTTCGGACTCGTCTTCGACAACGTCTTCGCGGACAAGATGGCCGACCACATCGACACCATCGCAGGCATGGGCCGCCAGTACTTCGGCCCCGACAAGGGCTTCAAGTCCAGCCTGGACCGCAGCGCCCGCAAGGCCGCCTGGCGAATGATCCGCCGCGAAGAGGGCTTGGACGACGACGTCTGA
- a CDS encoding restriction endonuclease subunit S: protein MSWVDTRLKHLCMDTGQYGLNVSADQYSQSGVRLIRTSDISSDGSLSAPENGVHVDLVVEPRHRLRPGDVLLSRSGTLGRSFLVPREANGQTFAGFLIRFRPRNDVDPRFLYYATQSLPFQEVVHSEAVASTIQNFNAERYSNIALRAPEAAEQRRIADFLDTETSRIDNLATLGARQVTLLRERSEALMTQFFTQGDGRREYRFRHLMQSNPCYGVLVPKFADVGVPLIRVSDLGRLDMDLDRLPRIEDEQAQEYKRTRISPGDLLITVVGATIGRCDVAPPEIDGFNISRALARVQLASGISPQMIASWVRSRDFRIQAELATSGAAAQPALNMSDITHFTVWLPETDSGRRDLARRVSAHEHENRRLLSAIARKKSFIAERRQALITAAVTGQFDVSTASGRNVTDGVTA from the coding sequence ATGAGCTGGGTCGACACGCGTCTGAAGCATCTGTGCATGGACACGGGCCAATATGGTCTCAACGTTTCCGCAGATCAGTACAGCCAGTCCGGCGTACGCCTGATCCGCACCTCCGACATCTCGTCCGACGGATCGCTTTCTGCTCCGGAGAACGGCGTCCACGTCGATTTGGTAGTGGAACCCCGCCATCGACTCCGCCCAGGCGATGTCCTGCTCTCCCGGAGCGGAACGCTGGGCCGCTCGTTCCTGGTTCCGCGCGAGGCGAACGGGCAGACTTTTGCGGGGTTTCTGATTCGATTCCGTCCCCGGAACGATGTCGATCCGCGCTTCCTTTACTACGCGACCCAGTCTCTGCCCTTCCAGGAGGTCGTGCACTCGGAGGCCGTCGCGTCCACCATTCAGAACTTCAACGCTGAGCGTTATTCCAACATTGCGCTGCGGGCCCCCGAAGCAGCGGAGCAGCGCCGCATCGCCGACTTCCTCGACACCGAGACCTCCCGCATCGACAACCTTGCGACGCTAGGGGCGCGGCAGGTTACTCTGCTTCGCGAACGTTCCGAAGCACTCATGACCCAGTTCTTCACCCAAGGAGATGGACGCCGGGAGTATCGCTTCCGGCACCTCATGCAGTCCAACCCATGCTATGGAGTACTGGTCCCGAAGTTCGCAGATGTCGGTGTCCCCTTGATTCGCGTCAGCGATCTCGGGAGGCTAGATATGGATCTCGACAGACTGCCCAGGATCGAAGATGAACAGGCCCAGGAGTACAAGCGGACACGCATCTCTCCTGGCGATCTGCTGATCACCGTGGTTGGAGCGACGATCGGTCGGTGTGATGTGGCACCTCCTGAAATCGACGGCTTCAACATAAGCCGCGCGTTGGCCCGCGTTCAGCTGGCCTCGGGGATTTCTCCTCAGATGATCGCTTCCTGGGTGCGCAGTCGCGACTTCAGAATTCAGGCAGAACTCGCCACCAGTGGTGCCGCCGCTCAGCCCGCTTTGAACATGTCAGATATCACGCATTTCACGGTTTGGCTTCCGGAAACTGATTCCGGACGGCGAGACCTAGCACGCCGCGTGAGCGCGCATGAGCACGAAAACCGAAGGCTCTTGTCTGCCATCGCGCGAAAGAAATCTTTTATTGCCGAACGCCGCCAAGCCTTGATCACCGCCGCCGTAACCGGACAGTTCGACGTCTCCACCGCCAGCGGACGCAACGTAACGGACGGAGTCACCGCGTAG
- a CDS encoding N-6 DNA methylase, with the protein MNSSKHTELANHAWSVADLLRGDYKQSDYGKVILPLTVLRRLECVLEPTREKVVETVAKFAGQEIDTDHFLRRASGQSFYNKSDLTLRKIAADPQNAAKNLQIYVGAFSDNAREVLDKYEFNQQVRKLDGANLLYQVIGKFTDLDLHPDVVPNHNMGYIFEELIRRFSEQSNETAGEHFTPREVIKLMVNLLVAPDADALSLPGVVRTVMDPACGTGGMLSAADDRIKALNPDATVEVYGQELNPESWAICRSDLMIKGQDPENIRFGNSFSDDGHARRTFDYILANPPFGVEWKKVKEDVEYEHKSLGDAGRFGAGLPRINDGSLLFLQHMISKMKPVDVNGGGGSRIAIVFNGSPLFAGAAESGESNIRRWILENDWLEAIVALPDQLFYNTGISTYFWILTNRKDADHKGKVVLLDARDQWQKMRKSLGDKRKELGDGTNGRPDHIADITRLYAEAVQVAKEPEHPLHGKVKVFVNEDFGYQRITVERPLKLGFEATEETLAALAEAKPVAKLERSEEFVAAVRTLTGSSWTTKSEAFIALKDAVVSAGLTWPTGAPFAKAVREAVGVRDPEGEVQKVKGEPEPDTDLRDYENVPLGEDVEGYLKREVLPHVPDAWIDHTKTKIGYEIPFTRHFYVYKPPRPLAEIDAELKSLEAEIQQLLGEVTE; encoded by the coding sequence TTGAACAGCAGCAAGCACACGGAGCTGGCGAACCACGCCTGGTCCGTCGCCGACCTCCTGCGCGGCGACTACAAACAGTCCGACTACGGCAAGGTCATCCTGCCGCTCACCGTGCTGCGCCGCCTGGAATGCGTCCTGGAGCCGACGCGCGAGAAGGTCGTCGAGACCGTCGCCAAGTTCGCAGGCCAGGAGATCGACACCGACCACTTCCTGCGCCGCGCCTCGGGTCAATCCTTCTACAACAAGAGCGACCTCACGCTGCGGAAGATCGCGGCCGACCCGCAGAACGCGGCGAAGAACCTGCAGATTTACGTCGGCGCCTTCTCCGACAACGCCCGCGAGGTCCTCGACAAGTACGAGTTCAACCAGCAGGTCAGGAAGCTCGACGGCGCGAACCTCCTCTACCAGGTCATCGGCAAGTTCACCGACCTCGACCTGCACCCTGATGTCGTGCCCAACCACAACATGGGCTACATCTTCGAGGAGTTGATCCGCCGCTTCTCCGAGCAGTCGAACGAGACCGCGGGTGAGCACTTCACCCCGCGCGAGGTCATCAAGCTGATGGTCAACCTGCTGGTGGCGCCCGACGCGGACGCCCTCAGCCTGCCCGGTGTCGTCCGCACGGTCATGGACCCGGCCTGCGGCACGGGCGGCATGCTCAGCGCCGCCGACGACCGCATCAAGGCCCTCAACCCGGACGCGACGGTCGAGGTGTACGGGCAGGAGCTCAACCCCGAGTCCTGGGCGATTTGCCGCTCCGACCTCATGATCAAGGGCCAGGACCCCGAGAACATCCGCTTCGGCAACTCCTTCTCCGACGACGGCCACGCCCGCCGCACGTTCGACTACATCCTCGCCAACCCGCCGTTCGGCGTGGAGTGGAAGAAGGTCAAGGAGGATGTCGAGTACGAGCACAAGTCGCTCGGCGACGCCGGCCGCTTCGGCGCAGGCCTGCCGCGCATCAACGACGGCTCGCTGCTCTTCCTCCAGCACATGATCTCGAAGATGAAGCCGGTGGACGTGAACGGCGGGGGCGGCTCCCGCATCGCCATCGTCTTCAACGGCTCCCCGCTCTTCGCGGGCGCGGCCGAGTCCGGCGAGTCCAACATCCGCCGCTGGATCCTGGAGAACGACTGGCTGGAGGCCATCGTCGCCCTCCCGGACCAGCTCTTCTACAACACCGGCATCTCCACGTACTTCTGGATCCTCACCAACCGCAAGGACGCCGACCACAAGGGCAAGGTCGTCCTGCTCGACGCTCGCGACCAGTGGCAGAAGATGCGCAAGTCGCTCGGCGACAAGCGTAAGGAGCTCGGCGACGGAACGAACGGCCGCCCCGACCACATCGCCGACATCACCCGGCTGTACGCGGAGGCCGTCCAGGTAGCCAAGGAACCCGAGCACCCGCTGCACGGCAAGGTCAAGGTCTTCGTCAACGAGGACTTCGGCTACCAGCGCATCACCGTCGAACGCCCCCTGAAGCTGGGCTTCGAGGCGACGGAGGAGACGTTGGCGGCGCTGGCGGAGGCCAAGCCGGTCGCGAAGCTGGAGCGGAGCGAGGAATTCGTCGCGGCGGTGCGTACGTTGACCGGCTCGTCCTGGACGACGAAGTCCGAGGCGTTCATCGCGCTCAAGGACGCGGTGGTCTCGGCCGGCCTGACGTGGCCCACGGGAGCACCGTTCGCAAAGGCGGTACGGGAGGCGGTCGGCGTCCGGGACCCGGAGGGCGAGGTCCAGAAGGTCAAGGGCGAACCGGAGCCGGACACGGACCTGCGCGACTACGAGAACGTCCCGCTCGGCGAGGACGTCGAGGGGTACCTCAAGCGCGAGGTGCTGCCGCACGTGCCGGATGCGTGGATCGACCACACGAAGACCAAGATCGGCTACGAGATCCCGTTCACGCGGCACTTCTACGTGTACAAGCCGCCGAGGCCGCTGGCGGAGATCGACGCGGAGTTGAAGTCGCTGGAGGCGGAGATTCAGCAGCTCTTGGGGGAGGTGACAGAATGA
- a CDS encoding N-6 DNA methylase: MTAAEISRIAGVTRATVSNWRRRHDDFPAPSGGTETSPLYDLPAVQAWLRARGHTSTASPTEELRTALRLLGPGSGVAARLFPLVAAASRRTPDELTELAAAPDDQLIAQAEKTAGELPAAVPEAEPVRYGPDDAGAVRALLSCVREVGAQAAVDVLAERELDEGAASGVYQTPEGLALLMARLLPAGASSVLDPACGSGTLLAAAARQGAQELFGQDSLPVQGQRTAVRLLLAAPEAETAIRVGDSLRADAFPDVTVDAVLCNPPFGDRDWGHDELAYDPRWAYGLPPRFESELAWVQHALAHLEPGGHAVMLLPPALAFRSSGRRIRGELIRGGALRAVVSLPARAAYPLHIGLQVWVFQRPEPGGTDRTTVLFVDGEGEQRGSATGTPSTTDTATAGAGARGGSRPRRSGSSSSAAPSAPASSASVSSFDWAGLTDRVLGQWAAFTTAPDTYADEPGVARAVPLVDLLDDVVDVTPARHVRATAADIDPAALAGRVHDLHGRLAEQVAALAAASASGGWQPSGASAREWRTATVSDLARGGALTVLRTATPGTRGSKGPAARTVDRPVLTAQDISFGNPPSSGAVDIHADAAQPVAAGDVLVRALAGGGDAAVMTRVAEDQDAGALLGPHIHLLRPDPARLDPWFLAGFLGAEDNIASASTGSTLVHVTPGRLRVPLLPLEEQRRYGEAFRRVYELRAAVRRTADLAADTAATLTTGLTAGVLLPPHTPDSRSA; this comes from the coding sequence GTGACAGCCGCCGAGATCTCCCGCATCGCAGGGGTCACGCGCGCCACCGTCAGCAACTGGCGCCGCCGCCACGACGACTTCCCGGCCCCCAGCGGAGGCACGGAAACCAGCCCGCTCTACGACCTGCCGGCCGTCCAGGCATGGCTGCGGGCACGCGGGCACACCTCCACCGCCTCGCCCACCGAGGAGCTGCGTACGGCGCTACGGCTACTGGGACCCGGCTCGGGTGTGGCCGCGCGACTGTTCCCGCTGGTGGCTGCCGCGTCCCGCCGCACGCCCGACGAGCTGACCGAACTAGCCGCCGCGCCCGACGACCAGCTCATCGCCCAAGCGGAGAAGACCGCGGGCGAGCTCCCAGCCGCTGTGCCCGAGGCCGAGCCGGTCCGCTACGGTCCGGACGACGCGGGCGCGGTCCGCGCGCTGCTGAGTTGCGTCCGTGAGGTGGGGGCACAGGCCGCCGTCGACGTTCTCGCCGAACGCGAACTGGACGAGGGCGCTGCCAGCGGCGTTTACCAGACCCCGGAGGGCCTGGCCCTGCTCATGGCACGGCTCCTGCCCGCCGGCGCGTCCAGCGTCCTCGACCCTGCCTGCGGCAGCGGCACGCTGCTCGCCGCCGCCGCCCGGCAGGGCGCACAGGAGCTGTTCGGGCAGGACTCGCTCCCCGTCCAGGGCCAGCGCACCGCGGTCCGGCTGCTGCTCGCCGCGCCCGAGGCCGAGACGGCGATCCGCGTCGGCGACAGCCTGCGCGCCGACGCCTTCCCCGACGTCACGGTGGACGCAGTCCTGTGCAACCCGCCGTTCGGCGACCGCGATTGGGGTCATGACGAGCTGGCCTACGACCCAAGGTGGGCGTACGGACTCCCGCCGCGCTTCGAATCCGAACTGGCCTGGGTACAACACGCTCTCGCGCACCTGGAGCCCGGCGGCCACGCGGTCATGCTGCTGCCGCCCGCTCTCGCCTTCCGCTCCTCCGGCCGCCGCATCCGCGGGGAACTCATCCGCGGCGGGGCCCTGCGCGCCGTCGTCTCACTTCCGGCGCGTGCCGCGTATCCGCTCCACATCGGCCTGCAGGTCTGGGTGTTCCAACGCCCCGAGCCGGGCGGCACGGACCGTACGACGGTCCTGTTCGTCGACGGGGAGGGTGAACAGCGGGGCAGCGCCACGGGCACGCCGTCCACCACCGATACGGCCACGGCCGGCGCCGGCGCCCGTGGTGGCTCGCGCCCTCGCCGATCCGGCTCCTCCTCTTCCGCCGCCCCCTCTGCCCCTGCCTCTTCCGCCTCTGTCTCCTCCTTCGACTGGGCGGGGCTGACCGACCGGGTCCTCGGCCAGTGGGCCGCGTTCACCACCGCCCCCGACACCTACGCCGACGAGCCCGGCGTCGCTCGCGCGGTGCCGCTCGTCGACCTCCTCGACGATGTCGTCGACGTCACCCCGGCCCGCCATGTGCGGGCGACCGCGGCCGACATCGACCCGGCCGCCCTAGCCGGGCGCGTCCACGACCTGCACGGCCGACTGGCCGAGCAGGTCGCCGCCCTGGCGGCCGCCTCCGCGTCCGGCGGGTGGCAGCCGTCCGGGGCATCAGCCCGCGAGTGGCGTACGGCGACCGTCTCCGACCTGGCACGCGGCGGGGCACTGACCGTGCTGCGGACGGCGACGCCCGGCACACGAGGCTCCAAGGGACCCGCCGCCCGCACCGTGGACCGGCCGGTCCTCACCGCCCAGGACATCTCCTTCGGAAACCCACCGTCCAGCGGGGCCGTTGACATCCACGCTGACGCCGCGCAACCCGTCGCCGCCGGAGACGTCCTCGTACGCGCCCTCGCGGGCGGCGGCGACGCGGCCGTGATGACCCGGGTCGCGGAGGACCAGGACGCCGGAGCACTGCTCGGTCCACACATCCACCTACTGCGCCCCGACCCGGCCCGCCTCGACCCGTGGTTCCTGGCCGGATTCCTCGGCGCCGAGGACAACATCGCCTCCGCGTCCACCGGCAGCACCCTCGTGCACGTCACACCGGGCCGCCTGCGCGTACCGCTGCTGCCCTTGGAGGAGCAGAGGCGCTACGGGGAGGCCTTCCGCCGCGTGTACGAGCTGCGCGCGGCCGTCCGCCGAACCGCCGACCTCGCCGCCGACACCGCGGCCACCCTGACCACCGGCCTCACCGCCGGCGTACTCCTGCCACCGCACACCCCGGACAGCCGTTCCGCCTGA
- a CDS encoding DNA sulfur modification protein DndB, which produces MTITVDSSRLSLVREESTYLAIRTSQGGRTVYTTRIPLADLSVILTIPDPAKPDPDNRKVDIAHAKGFGQYLADNPRWVAPALLIRDTGGCRFEPISEDGSVGYLTVPWSIGGIGRLITIDGQHRILGVHLEKKRITDEVSRIDREIHRANDAKKAKLEQDRAALIGRMQRLKDEFVGIDIYVEPDGVSGQQMFVDVADNAKGISGAVRARFDTSRIANRTLSDIVVHPLFLGKVDIERDRMTLINRNLMGAKHVADITRAVIAGPGGRVSKKVESLTDNEVIESVRGFLDVISIAFTALAEITEEDVDNYDPSLSVKKKNEPPAPPTKAMRLRESSLLGSVGMLRVLGGVYRNLKEDGAEDGDIQEFFKRLDRHMTAPVTEDSIWRTTDANEDFEPNASAPIMRQQNVVHLTKVITDWYKKAPAAI; this is translated from the coding sequence ATGACCATCACTGTCGACTCCTCGCGCCTCTCCCTGGTGCGTGAGGAGTCCACTTACCTGGCGATCCGCACCAGCCAGGGCGGCCGGACCGTCTACACGACGCGCATTCCGCTCGCCGACCTCTCGGTCATCCTCACCATCCCGGACCCCGCCAAGCCGGACCCGGACAACCGCAAGGTGGACATCGCCCACGCCAAGGGCTTCGGCCAGTACCTCGCCGACAACCCCAGGTGGGTGGCTCCGGCCCTCCTCATCCGCGACACCGGCGGCTGCCGCTTCGAGCCGATCAGCGAAGACGGGTCGGTCGGCTACCTCACCGTCCCGTGGTCCATCGGCGGCATCGGACGCCTGATCACGATCGACGGCCAGCACCGCATCCTCGGGGTCCACCTGGAGAAGAAGCGCATCACGGACGAGGTCTCCCGCATCGACCGGGAGATCCACCGCGCCAACGATGCCAAGAAGGCGAAGCTGGAGCAGGACCGCGCGGCGCTGATCGGCCGAATGCAGCGACTCAAGGACGAGTTCGTCGGCATTGACATCTACGTGGAGCCCGACGGCGTCAGCGGCCAGCAGATGTTCGTCGACGTCGCGGACAACGCCAAGGGGATCTCCGGTGCCGTCCGGGCCCGCTTCGACACCTCGCGCATCGCCAACCGCACGCTCAGCGACATCGTCGTCCACCCCCTCTTCCTGGGCAAGGTCGACATCGAGCGGGACCGGATGACCCTGATCAACCGCAACCTGATGGGCGCCAAGCACGTCGCCGACATCACGCGGGCCGTCATCGCCGGTCCCGGTGGCCGTGTCAGCAAGAAGGTCGAGTCGCTGACCGACAACGAGGTCATCGAGAGCGTCCGCGGCTTCTTGGATGTCATCTCCATTGCTTTCACCGCGCTCGCGGAGATCACTGAGGAGGACGTGGACAACTACGATCCCTCGCTCTCCGTCAAGAAGAAGAACGAGCCGCCGGCTCCCCCCACCAAGGCCATGAGGCTGCGCGAGTCCTCGCTTCTGGGCTCGGTGGGCATGCTCCGCGTCCTGGGCGGCGTCTACCGCAACCTGAAGGAGGACGGAGCCGAGGACGGTGACATCCAGGAGTTCTTCAAGCGGCTCGATCGGCACATGACCGCTCCCGTCACCGAGGACAGCATCTGGCGCACCACGGACGCGAACGAGGACTTCGAGCCGAACGCTTCCGCCCCGATCATGCGTCAGCAGAACGTCGTGCACCTGACCAAGGTGATCACGGACTGGTACAAGAAGGCCCCGGCTGCTATCTGA
- a CDS encoding ribonuclease HI, with amino-acid sequence MNEKVKAVAGPIVLATDASVGPDRVASGHLATTGHTGLRAHLYPKHLVRPRSRVVVTELRAVYWGLKAVLHAHPGRPIEVRVDNLQALRHLHSWQQGGTDMPEGYDTHLRSQGRRPSLVKLQLLAEYTPHLTFVHEKAHAGHPLNEAADSLAKLGLRCVRGTVPRTELPRLVPLWATGALAAWAA; translated from the coding sequence GTGAACGAAAAGGTCAAGGCCGTCGCCGGGCCGATCGTGCTGGCCACGGACGCCTCGGTCGGCCCGGACCGGGTGGCCTCCGGCCACCTCGCCACCACCGGCCACACCGGTCTGCGCGCCCACCTCTACCCGAAGCACCTCGTACGACCCCGCTCCCGCGTGGTCGTCACCGAACTGCGCGCCGTGTACTGGGGCCTCAAGGCGGTCCTCCACGCGCACCCCGGCCGGCCCATCGAGGTCCGCGTGGACAACCTGCAGGCGCTGCGGCACCTGCACAGCTGGCAGCAGGGCGGGACGGACATGCCCGAGGGCTACGACACCCACCTGCGCTCCCAGGGCCGCCGGCCCAGCCTGGTCAAGCTGCAGTTGCTTGCCGAGTACACCCCTCACTTGACCTTCGTCCATGAGAAGGCCCACGCCGGTCACCCCCTCAACGAGGCCGCCGACTCCCTGGCCAAGCTCGGCCTGCGCTGCGTGCGCGGCACCGTCCCGCGCACCGAACTCCCGCGGTTGGTCCCGCTGTGGGCTACAGGCGCCCTCGCCGCCTGGGCCGCCTGA